From a single Candoia aspera isolate rCanAsp1 chromosome 2, rCanAsp1.hap2, whole genome shotgun sequence genomic region:
- the HTATIP2 gene encoding oxidoreductase HTATIP2, with protein sequence MAVSSSEEQKNLQEHSQGKKKSCFILGASGETGKELLLEILKQQQFSKVTLIGRRKLNLEGPLYSNVIQEAVDFEKLDEFAAAFQGHDVGFCCLGTSRAKAGADGFVRVDRDYVEHAAKLAKAGGCQHFILQSSKGADSSSSFLYLRTKGEVENRIRGLGFDRFSIFRPAVLLCDRQEPRPGEWVARKTLGVVAHFFPTFMTVPTTTVARAMANLATMPAKDKQKVEVLENAAIHALSQ encoded by the exons ATGGCTGTTTCCAGTTCAGAAGAACAGAAGAACCTCCAGGAGCattcccaaggaaaaaaaaaaagctgtttcatCTTGGGTGCCTCTGGAGAAACTGGGAAAGAATTGCTACTTGAAATCTTGAAACAGCAACAATTCTCTAAAGTAACCCTCATTGGCCGCCGAAAGCTGAATTTGGAAGGGCCACTTTACAGTAATGTG ATCCAAGAAGCTGTTGACTTTGAGAAGCTGGATGAATTTGCTGCTGCCTTCCAAGGACATGATGTAGGATTTTGCTGCCTGGGGACAAGCAGAGCCAAAGCTGGAGCG GATGGATTTGTGCGGGTTGACCGGGACTATGTTGAACATGCAGCAAAGCTAGCCAAAGCTGGTGGCTGCCAGCACTTCATCCTACAGTCAAGCAAAGGTGCAGATAGCTCCAGCAGTTTCCTCTATCTACGGACCAAG GGTGAAGTAGAAAACAGGATTCGGGGGCTTGGATTTGATCGATTCTCCATATTTAGACCAGC GGTGCTGCTGTGTGATCGTCAAGAACCTCGGCCTGGTGAATGGGTGGCCAGGAAAACCCTAGGAGTGGTAGCCCACTTCTTtcccacatttatgactgttccAACCACAACAGTGGCCCGAGCAATGGCCAATCTTGCAACGATGCCAGCAAAGGACAAGCAAAAAGTAGAGGTGCTGGAAAATGCAGCCATCCATGCCCTTAGTCAGTAA
- the LOC134490093 gene encoding 1-phosphatidylinositol phosphodiesterase-like: protein MDWEKMEAFDNTFWPAYSLPDWMSGLPDHLSLSRISIPGTHDSMSLLGGPWICCQTWPLEAQLVAGVRFLDIRCKLENGSFLIYHVNTFQEADFSDVLEGTLSFLSHHPGETVLMRVKEEFPIIPKVDYASRFQRYLVEEGQNRVWTKETIPTLGQVRGKIVILEELEREVLGVPYEELSVSDVWHVFSPECKWEEVKEHLGLAATGDPAVLHLTFCSGNGLFTNPEKLARDINLRCYEHLKSQAGSSVCWGVVIMDFPGTGLIRTIVESNFGTGCNDVTVLHL from the exons ATGGACTG GGAGAAAATGGAGGCGTTTGACAATACCTTCTGGCCTGCCTATTCCCTCCCTGACTGGATGTCTGGCTTACCTGACCACCTTTCTCTTTCTAGAATCTCCATCCCTGGCACCCATGACTCCATGAGCCTGCTTGGAGGCCCATGGATCTGTTGCCAGACCTGGCCACTTGAGGCTCAGCTAGTGGCTGGGGTGCGTTTCCTGGATATCCGTTGCAAGCTGGAAAATGGCAGTTTCCTTATCTACCATGTCAACACTTTCCAGGAAGCTGACTTTTCTGATGTCTTAGAAGGCACCTTGAGCTTCCTCAGCCATCATCCAGGGGAAACAGTACTTATGCGGGTTAAAGAAGAATTCCCAATTATCCCCAAAGTAGATTATGCTTCTCGCTTCCAACGTTATTTAGTTGAAGAAGGCCAGAATAGAGTTTGGACAAAGGAGACCATTCCCACTTTAGGTCAGGTCCGGGGGAAGATTGTTATTTTGGAGGAACTTGAGAGAGAGGTGCTAGGTGTTCCATACGAAGAGCTGAGTGTTAGCGATGTATGGCATGTTTTCTCCCCTGAGTGCAAATGGGAGGAAGTGAAGGAGCATCTTGGGTTGGCAGCCACTGGTGACCCAGCTGTCTTGCACCTTACCTTTTGCTCTGGTAATGGGCTCTTCACCAATCCTGAGAAATTGGCCAGAGATATCAACCTACGTTGTTATGAACATCTCAAGTCTCAGGCTGGATCATCTGTATGCTGGGGTGTGGTAATCATGGATTTTCCTGGCACAGGATTGATTCGAACCATTGTGGAAAGTAACTTTGGAACAGGGTGTAATGATGTAACTGTTTTGCATTTGTGA
- the LOC134492438 gene encoding LOW QUALITY PROTEIN: olfactory receptor 10Q1-like (The sequence of the model RefSeq protein was modified relative to this genomic sequence to represent the inferred CDS: inserted 1 base in 1 codon; substituted 1 base at 1 genomic stop codon), producing MEGEQGQNKSMETGFIFLGFNTDGTLQIMSFTLFFLMFLITLSGHMTILIISLVDPALYTPMYFFLRNLSFIEICYTLVIVPQMLVNFLVKNRRISLTACAAQMYFFIAFGGVECFLLVVMAYXRYVAICNPLRYTVIMSRNVCVQFLATAYASAFTISLGLTMLIFSLPFCGSHNINHFFCDIPPVLFLVCSHTNTNEVAVFVVCLTNLLIPFLLILVSYIFIANSIFMIKGSEGRKKAFSTCVAHLVVAILHYGCAIFIYIRPKASYSLEHSKVVSLIYTNLTPMLYPIIYSLRNKEVKGALKRIWGRKLIAIXRQ from the exons ATGGAGGGAGAACAAGGCCAGAACAAAAGCATGGAGACTGGATTTATTTTCCTAGGATTCAACACCGATGGAACTCTGCAGATTAtgtcttttactttattttttctcaTGTTCCTCATCACACTGTCAGGACACATGACTATTTTGATCATATCTTTAGTTGATCCTGCCCTTTATACacccatgtatttcttcctgcGCAACCTCTCTTTTATTGAAATCTGCTACACTCTAGTCATTGTGCCCCAAATGCTGGTCAACTTCTTGGTCAAGAATAGAAGAATCTCCTTGACAGCATGTGCTGCACAGATgtatttcttcattgcttttgGGGGTGTGGAGTGCTTTCTGTTGGTTGTGATGGCCT ACAGGTATGTGGCCATATGCAACCCATTGCGCTATACCGTCATCATGAGCAGGAATGTCTGTGTGCAGTTTTTGGCAACAGCTTATGCCAGTGCATTCACAATCTCACTTGGACTCACAATGCTGATTTTCAGTCTTCCATTTTGTGGCTCACATAACATCAATCACTTCTTTTGTGATATCCCACCAGTGCTTTTTCTGGTGTGTAGCCACACAAATACCAATGAAGTGGCTGTATTTGTTGTCTGCCTGACAAACTTGCTCATTCCATTCCTGCTTATCCTGGTTTCCTACATTTTTATTGCCAATTCTATCTTCATGATCAAGGGCTCCGAAGGCCGGAAAAAGGCCTTCTCTACCTGTGTTGCTCACCTGGTTGTGGCCATCCTCCATTATGGTTGCGCCATCTTCATCTACATCCGTCCAAAGGCCAGCTACTCTCTAGAACACAGCAAGGTGGTCTCTTTGATCTATACCAATCTCACACCTATGTTATATCCTATAATTTACAGCCTCCGAAACAAGGAAGTCAAGGGAGCACTTAAGAGAATATGGGGAAGGAAATTAATTGCCATTTAAAGACAGTGA